In Salvelinus fontinalis isolate EN_2023a chromosome 37, ASM2944872v1, whole genome shotgun sequence, the genomic stretch AAATCTCAGTGTGGCTATAATGAATATATTAATATGACCAAACTGACTCGAAGCAGAGACGCATGTAGACCAACGAGGCAGTTGCAGCGCAGATGGGGAGACAATTGGACAAACCGGTTGAAAAAAATGAGACAAAGGATGCTAGAAGTCAAATCCATTACATGCCTGCTACACATTGTCGGAGGAAATCTAGCTGAATGATATAATAAATCAGAATTTGCCACTCAAAAGTATGGttgaaaaatataaaatacaaaagtcaaatcatgtttaaaaaacaacaacttatAAATGACCGCAGCGCCACGGGGATATGAACTCTCAATTCTGTGGTTTTAAACATTGAAAAGTATGTATATGTAATTGATTCATTACATATGAACGTGATTCATATTGTGGCATAATAAAGATACTGTATGATTAACCAAAAAACATATTTTCCTATAGGTCTAATTGTGTCTGGAGTCTGCACTATTTGCTATTAAAAAATTGATTTCTGATGTAAAACAACGAATATTTCGATCAAATGAATAGGCCTCTTTATTCAGAAATAGAAAAACGAATCAAAACCCCTATTCATAGATCTAGTCTACTATTTTCGAATCGCATAAATGGTAGTTATATAGGGCTACTTATTTGGGATTTTGCATGTTTAAGCCAAATTTATCAGGCCCACGTTTTAATATAAGAATGCAATACATTTTCACGATTATTTCACAAAAGCATCATATTCAAACTCTCTATTCCTCACCTTTAAAATGTCCTACACTTTGGATCAGACGTCAATAAAATAACATTCATTTTATTAACAATGCATTGTTATTAACGTATTTTGTCTTCACTTACAGGCTAACCATGGACCATAGTTTTTTATCTCGTTCCCTCTGGAACAGTGAGGGTAAATTCCTCCAGCACCACGCgacagacctctataccagcgtgCACGTCACTCGCAACATCCCTGCTGGGACACACTTCGGCCCGTGCATCCTTCAGAACACATTCTATGACACCATCGCCTTCATAGCGCTCAAATCCCGCGACAAGAGAAGCAAATCATACGTGTTCAGGGTAAGTTCATTTTTGAAATATTGATTAATAACACAATTTAACTTGCAAGCTAGGATACCACAGGAGCACATTAGACGTTGTTCTATATATAGAAGGGAGTGCACACATTCATAAAAACATGGGCTAATTATAGACTAAATCTAAATCTTATTAaaaaacatcaacaacaaaatGACAAGTTCTACAATGAGATATGTGTTTTGGTGTAGCCATCCATATAGGCTACCCGTGGGAAATGATTGACCATGCCATTTGGTCACATGTACACCGTTACAAATTCTAATCAATTCAGTGTTTTCACTATGACTGGGGAGAGGTGAACCTCATTGACATTTTGACAATGTTGTCTCTACGAACGAATATGAATGAATGATTTCTCTCAACAGGTGGACCCCGAGGCTATGCGGAGCTCTGCTCTAGTGTTGTCCTGGCTGCGGCTGGTGCAGGCGGCGTGTGGCAGGGAGGAACAGAACACCGAAGCGTTCCTGAAGGGAGGCCAGCTGTATTTCCGGACCACCAGGGACATAGGTCAGGAAGAGGAACTGTTGGTGTGGTATGACCAGGAGTTGTCACATCTACTGGGCTTCACTGACATCTCAACCAGAGGACAAAATGAAGGTGAGAGAGAAATAAACGCTTGGGAAAGCGCTATAGAAATACAGCTCTTCGTCACCATCCGAATCTTCATCATCGTCCTCATTTCAACATATAGGCTTACTAATGTTACCGATGTTGTTTGGTTGTTTTGGCATTTTGCCAGGAGTTTTGTTGTAGCCTGCGTAAATGCGTAATGCATATTGGAAAAGACAGAAGGAAGAGGAAACGACTGAAACTTTTCAGAGAGAATATATGTGGACTATTGTTATTTGATTAGTTTATGTCTGACTTAATTTTTCCCCAATGTGTTTTGTAATGTACATATTAACGAACAAATTGTATATCTCTTCACAGAGCTTAAATGCGCAACATGTAACCAGGTCTTCAAGAATGAGCATCCCTATTTGGCCCACTGCCGCTTCCTGTGCGCGCAGGTGAAGTATGACGCGCTGAGCAGAGAGGCCTACGAACACAAACACATGGAGATAAAGCGGCAACGACGCGTCACAGACTTCCACAACATCGCCAGGGATCTGGAACATAAAAGATACGGCGCCAGTGAAGACGCTGAGATTTCCCCGCGGAAATGGAAACACGAGGAGACGGGTTATCCCCGATGGAGGAAACCTGTTCTACTTGAGAAAACCAACATatcgaacaacaacaacatcacacAGGTAACCAGAGAAGACCACCTCACTGCGCCAGAGTCAACTGGCTCTGCCTTGAAACTGAAGGCGGAGAAGTACCAGCTCAAAAAGGACCACGTGGAATGTAAAAATAGTGCGTTTACAGAGGTTGGAGCAGCGAAAATGAGTTTTACGCACGAGAAAGAAAAGCCAACGGAGGCTGATTCGGAGACAGTGCGGGAGATGAGCGCTGATTTAAACGCAAACGGCAACAGCAGTGCCTTTTCATTCGTTCTGCGCAGTGGAGCGGAGGAGCAGAAAAGCGCTTTCTGTAAACCCTGTAAAAGGACTTCTAACGGCTCTACAGCGCACCCATCCAACACATTACCTGCTCCATTGAACCGCCTAGAGGAAGTGAGAGACGTTTTTACCTCAAAGACGGTTCTGGGATACAACAATCTGTTGGCTACTAATATGTTGAATGGTGATTTACCTCGCGCACAGACCCTACCCACACCGGTTAATGGAAACGCTTTCCCGTACGCGCCAGAGCACTGGTCCAGGAGCATTGGAGACCAACTACAAACCACGTCGTCTTTAACAATTCTTCCACCAACGTTTACCTCCATTGGGGTGTCAGTGCAAAACTGGTGCGCCAAGTGTAACCTCTCCTTCCGCATGACGTCTGACCTAGTGTTACACATGCGCTCGCACCACAAGAAGGAGTTCGCGGCGGAGTCCCAGGTGAGGAGGAGGCGAGAGGAGAAACTCACCTGCCCTATCTGCCACGAGTTCTTCCGGGAACGGCACCACCTTTCACGTCACATGACATCGCACAATTAAAACCCATTGGGCATAAGAAAAGCCATTAGAAAACGTATATTTAAAGAAAACGACATCGGACATACTGTATGTAATTaaaagagtagaacagagtaatTTAGAGTAATTAAGCATTTAATGACAATTTGAAGTCACTAACATCTTAATGTAGGACCATCCACTTGTGATTATCGATCATTACGCATTAGGGCGTATTTGGGCACGCGGGTGCTCATTCAGGATTGCACACAGTGTCCACTAGATGTCCACAGAATACGAAATTGAATACACAACATATTCATTTTTATTATCTGCACAGTGGGTGATAGGAATATTGTGTGTAATTGGGattataaggttctatctgcattttTGTCCAATTTTAGTGATTGACATTCTTGTTCTACTCAGTGTtctatatagtactctaaataccccCGTTAAAATGTTGTTAAGTTCAAAACAGTACACAATCAAAATtactgacaccattcaaaccaatgagggttcaGAACTTTAAAGACACTTATCTCAGAATCATatttttgcagatagaaccttaaaGTCCCAAGCTCTCGGTATGTCTGATCCGTGCCTTATGAAACTCAGGGTGggactgaagagagagactgaaggtcGCTTGCAGCTCTTTCTATAGACCTCTGATTGTTATAAACATGTTTTCAATGTCTATTACTCACATTGTTTGACTAGACATACAGTATTACCCGAGCTTGTACGGAGAGAGATGTGTAGATTCATTTAGCTGTTTTTGATGTACAAAAAAAGAATAACATCAAATCCAAACTCTACTTGCCCTGTGTTCTCTTTAAACTTCCATAAAGACATTTTGTGTGAAACACATGGACATTGTATTACTTGACCCACTATATTCCCTGGCTTCACCCATACGTGACACAAGACATACAACCTGGACTATTTGTCCCATTTCATTTTGGCCCATTTAATGTATTGCTGAATAAAAAATATACAGATGAAAATGACTGCAAATAACACAGTGGGTGATAATATGGAAACACATCATTCATCTgtttgaagaaccattttagcAAGTTGTCTGTCATATGTTTGAGACGTCATTGCCGTAAATCGCTTCTATTCCAACAGGTGGCATTAGCCACCAATTTTCCTCCAAagcagaggccagtgagtccagtagCCTCAATCTCATTCCGAGATGCTTGCTGTTCTTTTTACCTTGTTTAAAGGTGGGTAACGAATCATCTATGAGGCCAGATGGGGCTAGTACCCAAACCAACAATACTGGTCAAGGTGTTATAAGGCAATTCATTATAGTGCTGAAAAACATCAACTAAttacattgtaaaaaaaaatacattttttttttgttaatcTCATTCACAATAGTCTGACTCGTCTCTTCAACCATCAAGCTAATAAGACATAATTTACAAGGTGACAGCGAGAACAGTCTTAATCACTTGGGCCCGATTTAATCAGATCCACTTTACCCGAAATCCGCATAGCTGATGTTTGACGAAGTGGAACTgcgctgtcaaatccacaagagCTGCTTCCCAAAAACACTGTTGTGGATTACCCCCCCCCAGTTGAAACTTGTTCCCCAAACTTGTGCCCCCTCAGTTTTGCTTTGATGTCCCTGTATAAAAATAGCCAAAAGTTCAAATGTTTGAGTGACAGGTTGGCGCAAAATCTGTGTCTCCGAAAAGACAATTAACTTGCCAAGGTGTTTAGCACCATACCTCACAATGCCACATGCATGTCACACGATATTCAAAACTAAATCATAGGGCACATGAGTGGGGCGTCCACAGCTACATGCGAAAACTCATTTTCCACTTTGACAAATGTGTTCAGTCAGCACAGAGAAACACGCTACAACCGAGGAAAGCTCATCTAATCCAACTGGCATTTgaaggggatgttacaataataTTTCGAGGAGAATGGAATGATCGATTACTCAGAAAAACAATCTAGCTTGTTGGTTTTGATCAACATCTTGGTGGTATAGCCAGTGGCGTCATTTCAGCAAAAATCGAGAGTATGAATGGCAAAATGACTTCCATAGCAAGCAAGCTATTCAACAGCCTTGCGTTAGTGTGTAgggcgctgtccatggtgctgatagaGCGCAGTCGAGATTTCGCCGCAACCAGTCACTTCCTTTTCAAAAGCACTCAATTGTGTCGGCATTTGTGGTATAGATGATataagcagaattcaatataattccaatgtCAGAACCCAAATTACGCCCTTGGGTCTAGCTACATATCGGTATGTTTCATCATAGAAATAGATACATTctattttgttatttctttgtagCCTATTGGTATTTCGTGGTTGTAAATGGAACTGTACGTATTGGAAACGTGTTCATCGTAAGCTGCCATATCGTAACGTGTTGCTGTACTCATGAGCGGCATGGTTTTCCATGTTTGAAGCGGTCTTATAGGCCTATTTGTTTGGCAAGACAACTGTGCATGGCTGCAGCTCGCGGATGTAGGCTATGTTTGGGGTATTTGGATCTCTATTCGCCATTTGTTTATTGCGTTTGTTTATtgttaatgtaactagcctaAATATAGATCGTGTCTTGCCTTTATCGATGTGATATTTTGTTTACTATGCCTACTTGGTACcgctgttttgttctgtttgcaTTCATTCGTTCACATTCGCAGTTGTGTCGGTATAGTAAGCCAAACTGCTATTCATTATTTTTGTTTGGATGCATGTTTAACTAGGAAACCACTTTCAGCATTTAGTTTGCTGAGCTGTCTGTTgtagtgagctccaaaagtattgggacaataaccacgtttccatctaTTGTTTTTATGAGACTAATCATACcgtgtataaaaaaaaaatcaagacagctgtgatggaaggCGGAAGTTTATAAATGCCTACAGACATGGTgggacatggtgggatctttttgtgtcggtgaATGAAAAGGAAACCGCACGCTGCTCTTGATAGcatcactgatctttaataagcttaTGTATcgacctcacggccttcgtcagagcttttgtgaattaaaaaaaaaatagcacccttatgtagacctagccccacccATCTTTTTGTCTCGGTAAATTTAATTGTGCGAGAAATGATGGTGGAACGCATTTATGCGGAAATATGGATAGAATGACCATCATATCGAAGGTAACTTGGAGTCAcacgatgatatgttgtgtggtcctcccactacgactcgggaaaacgtgcagtttattaggctacagattaaaatACTTTATGATCGACTTCACAGGgcggtgaaagtgcacggtgatctcCTTTACAATAAATATCGAAGGTCTGATTCTGGTGTCATGATAATGATCTATGTATTTGACAAATACAACATATtcttgctcttatccataataatttcATCATATAGACTAGCTGTTGGCTAtatgccagctgttggctagagtgcacgtgccaagaccagagtttTTGTTACAAAACTATCCGTAGAGTTGAAAATGTTATCCACACTAAAGATTGTCATTATGGTAATCGCTTCATCCCTATGTTGTTTTATTTTTTCAGATATTTTTGGGGAGTCTAGACCCTCAAGACATTTACCTCACCTTGTGTTATGTGTATAGTGGCCTTTCAAAGAGGACTTTCCTGCTCTGGTACATGTGTGGCGCATGGGTGAGAACGGCTGTCCAGCTCTAGACAATAAGGCAAGACCCTCAAGACATTTACCTCATCACCAGACATGTCGTTCACTGAGTGACTGCAATTTAAAATGACGTAAAACACAGGGTGCCAATAAGAAGAGCACTttgcctgtcacgttcctgacctgttttctgttgttttgtatgtgtgtgatggtcagggcgtgagttttgggtgggcagtctatgttttctgtttctatgttggttttgggttgcctggtatggctcttaattagaggcaggtgttttgcgttttcctctaattaagagtcatattaaggtacggtgttctcactgtttgtttgtgggtgattgtcgtccatgtctgtgtctgcaccacacgggactgtagcgtttgttcgttcggtttgtcatagtctgtacctgttcctacgtgcttcgtgttttatgtaagtactcatGGTTTAGGTCAGTATACATTcggtttttgttattttgtaatccttcccagtgtttgttttcgtgtttcgtcgtttaccttaataaattcattatgtattcacaacccgctaaatgttggtcgaatcactactcctcctcttcgtatgaagaggaggaggaacaccgttacagaatcacccaccaaacccagatcaagcagcgggttaacggacagcaacgacagcagcagtgggtcaaggaggattggacatgggaagagatcctagACGGAGAGGgaccctgggcagaaccagaggagtgtcgccgccccaaggcggagctggaggcagcgaaagcggagaggcggcgatatgaggatgcagcacggaaacaaggctggaagcccgtgagtcaaacccaaaaatttcttggggggggctctcggggaatatagttgggtcagtcaggggacttgagccaactcctcctgctttacataaggagccggtgagggcggagtTGGAGGTGAGTAACGCAGAGACTGTAAAGGGGCTAATGGAGAAATtgaaggagaaagagatgagggatgtactggtttggtgcatgaggcacggcatccgtccgaatgaacgtattggtgagttgatgtcaccgggtaccgctctccatactcgtcctgaggtgcgtgctaggcgtctggttaagacagtgcctacaccacgcaccaagcctcctgtgcgtcttcagagcccgggttctcctccatgcactctccctggggtgcgtgtctccagcctagtaccaccagtgctggcaccacgcaccaagccttatgtgcgtctccagagccctgtatgcactgttccttctccccgcactcgccctgaggtgcgtggccccagcccagtaccaccagttccggcaccacgcactaagccacctgtgcgtctccagagccctgttcctccttcaCGCACTCTCccgatggtgcgtgtctccagcccagtgcctccagttccggcaccacgcactaagccatctgtgcgtctccagagccctgtacgcactgttccttctccccgcactcgccctgaggtgcgtgccgtcatccctgtacccccagttccggcaccacgcaccaggcctacggtgcgcctcagcagggcagagtcggccgtctgcccaacgccttctgcactgcctgtctacccagctccgtctgagccatctgtctgcccagcgccgtctgagccatctgtctgcccagcgccgtctgagccatctgtctgcccagcgcagtctgagccatctatctgcccagcgccgtctgagccatctgtctgcccagcgccgtctgagccatccgtctgcccagcgccgtctgagccatccgtctgcccagcgccgtctgagccatccgtctgcccagcgccgtctgagccatccgtctgcccagcgccgtctgagccatccgtctgcccagcgccttctgagccatccgtctgcacagcgccttctgagccatccgtctgccacgagccattagagccgcctgtctgtcccgagccattagagccgtccgtcagtcaggagccgctagagccgtccgtcagtcaggagctgccagagccgccagccagtcaggagctgccagagccgccagccagtcaggagctgccagagccgccagccagtcaggagctgccagagccgccagccagtcaggagctgccagagccgccagccagtcaggagctgccctacagtcatgagctgccctacagtcatgagctgccctacagtcatgagctgccctacagtcatgagctgccctacagtcatgagctgccttacagtcatgagctgccctacagtcatgagctgccctacagtcatgagctgccctacagtcatgagctgccttacagtcatgagctgccctacagtcatgagctgccttacagtcatgagctgccctacagtcatgagctgccctacagtcatgagctgccctacagtcatgagctgccctacagtcatgagctgtctctcagcccggacctgccagagtccctcagcccggacctgccagagtccctcagcccggacctgccagagtccctcagcccggacctgccagagtccctcagcccggacctgccagagtccctcagcccggacctgccagagtccctcagcccggacctgccagagtccctcagccaggacctgccagagtccctcagccaggacctgccagagtccctcagccaggacctgccgccccttatcccggtgctgccccttatcccggtgctgccccttatcccggtgctgccccttatcccggtgctgccccttatcccggtgctggcccttatcccggtgctgccccttcatttaggtggttttagttggagggtggtcattgggaggggaatacagaagcggggagtgactatggtggtgtggggacagcgtccggagcctgagccaccaccgtggtcagatgcccacccagaccctcccctggactttgtgctggtacgcccagcgttcgcaccttgaggggggggttctgtcaagttcctgacctgttttctgttgttttgtatgtgtgtgatggtcagggcgtgagttttgggtgggcagtctatgttttctgtttctatgttggttttgggttgcctggtatggctcttaattagaggcaggtgttttgcgttttcctctaattaagagtcatattaaggtacggtgttctcactgtttgtttgtgggtgattgtcgtccatgtctgtgtctgcaccacacgggactgtagcgtttgttcgttcggtttgtcatagtctgtacctgttcctacgtgcttcgtgttttatgtaagtactcatGGTTTAGGTCAGTATACATTcggtttttgttattttgtaatccttcccagtgtttgttttcgtgtttcgtcgtttaccttaataaattcattatgtattcacaacccgctgcatgttggtcgaatcactactcctcctcttcgtatgaagaggaggaggaacaccgttacattGCCGTGTCAAACAAAATATGCATTCAGAAGACTGTGCTCTCAAACATGTGATGAAGGGGGAAATAAGAGAAAAAACACAAAGTAAACACCAGTAAATTACCCACCACCTTTTAACATGTGAATGAGAAAATAACACAGCACTGATCGATGGTTCCTGTGAAAGTACATCGTCATGTCCCTGACAAACGGGAGACATGGATCAGGAGGAGTAGACACCATCCATGGCACCACGAGGTTGTAGATGGCCTTTGCTGGAAACTGCTGCCGTTCCTCTAGCTCCCCCTGCCATTTCTTTAAAAGAGAAGTCGCTTTTTTTTATAACCAAATCTCTATTTTTGATATAAA encodes the following:
- the prdm8 gene encoding PR domain zinc finger protein 8, whose protein sequence is MDHSFLSRSLWNSEGKFLQHHATDLYTSVHVTRNIPAGTHFGPCILQNTFYDTIAFIALKSRDKRSKSYVFRVDPEAMRSSALVLSWLRLVQAACGREEQNTEAFLKGGQLYFRTTRDIGQEEELLVWYDQELSHLLGFTDISTRGQNEELKCATCNQVFKNEHPYLAHCRFLCAQVKYDALSREAYEHKHMEIKRQRRVTDFHNIARDLEHKRYGASEDAEISPRKWKHEETGYPRWRKPVLLEKTNISNNNNITQVTREDHLTAPESTGSALKLKAEKYQLKKDHVECKNSAFTEVGAAKMSFTHEKEKPTEADSETVREMSADLNANGNSSAFSFVLRSGAEEQKSAFCKPCKRTSNGSTAHPSNTLPAPLNRLEEVRDVFTSKTVLGYNNLLATNMLNGDLPRAQTLPTPVNGNAFPYAPEHWSRSIGDQLQTTSSLTILPPTFTSIGVSVQNWCAKCNLSFRMTSDLVLHMRSHHKKEFAAESQVRRRREEKLTCPICHEFFRERHHLSRHMTSHN